A stretch of DNA from Kwoniella mangroviensis CBS 8507 chromosome 1 map unlocalized Ctg01, whole genome shotgun sequence:
TATCTCGAGCAATCTTAGCACTTGTCGCGATCGACGCAAGATCATTGGTATCAGAGCGATTGGTGGTTGAAGCAGCTGGGTGCAGTGGTGGCTCTGGAGATTTACTGGAAGCGGCGAAACCTTCTGTGAGTACATCGAGATCATTTCGTTTGCTGTCTGAAGTAAAAAGGACTGGTACGGTCATTATAGCTACGATGCAGGGATTGATTTGGTCTTCAGTATTTGATATTTGGTGATTTAGTAGGGTTTGTTTTTGAGGATACAGTATCAATTTGTGGGCTATGACCGTCAAAGTTTGTTCGAAGTATGATCCAAATGTAGGCCTCCAGGCGTTAAGCAGATCGAAGGCTTAGCAGGTCTCAGGATCGGACGAGAGGGGTTATTGACGACTCCGTTCTCATCGGGCCTTCCGCACCAGTAAGATAACGTATTCACTCACGCACTTACGACTTACAGTCACTTTCGCACAAGTCTGTGGGGCATCCGTACTGTATCGACCGTGTCACGGTGCTTACTATACATAATATACGATTACAGAGCTCAAATTATTGCATGTTTATGAGACTTTGGCAGGTACTCCCGCTCACGAAGTAGGACAGTATCAGCAAGTTGTCGGAGTCGAACTTTATACATATCCTACCTGAGAGACCAAAAGGATTCTGATTTGCCCGTGAGTACGAACAGCGCCGAAGCAACTGAGAAGCTCACTGCGCAGATCGTCCAACAGCACCCTGCTGCACAAAGACCAACATTGGGAAGTTCGTTATTCTCCAGTCCATCTAGGAAATCACTTATACAGCCTGTACACGGGCCTTCCCCCTCCGGACGATCTTTGGACAAGTTGATGAGTGATACTTCTTGTCTAGGGGTCAAACCAAGCTCTTCAACTTTCCTGCGAAGGGATGTGATCGAATCTCGAAATTCGAAATAACCACtcttttcatcttggatCACCTTCAAAAGGTTTTGTGAAGACTCGGATAATTGAGCCAGGTTCTCTTTTTTAAATGTGGAAGATTCTCCGATCGATTTTGTGATCACGTCACAGTCCCTCACCAGACCTTCCACAGAATTCTTACGAGCCTCGTTGTCTACAGTGAATTTACCAAGTTGTCTTTTCAGTGTGTTCATATAGGATGATAATTCCTCCTTGTTGAAGATGTACTTGGTATCGCCAattgaggaggtggaagcAGCTGTATATCTGGTAGTGGGTCGCAAGGTCAATCCAGTGAGATCATCTTTGCCGGGGTCgacggatgatgaagttCCATCTTTGTTTTGATCAGAAGGCGCGACACTCAGAAATCATGGGTAAGTGACTTGGTTGAAGATGCAGATTAACTTGAATCAAGAGTTATATATAAACATGACCTTGATGTAGCCTGGGAAGTTCTTACTATCTACAGGGTCTTCTGCACAGCACAACTCGCTTATACTGTGCAGAAATGAAGTCATCCAAGCTTCAAACCATCAGATAAATAAGCTACAGGCGTCATGACAAAGTCCAGACGAGACATGGAGAGTTTTGCAGTGGTGGATGACAGCTCTAGACATCCGAAGGCATTCTACCATGCTTCTCTTGTGAAGGATCTTGACTTCTCTCCTTGAGGGCATTATCAGAAGCCTCCCGACGTACTCGGTTTTAAGATCGCTGACGGTGTTACGGCCTGCATATTCAATCTATAAGGGCTACCTGCCACAGTGCCTCAGTCGCATCATATGTAGCAGAGCCATCAATACCATGTTATATGATCAAACTCATGATGCATCACATCAGATGGGCCAAACGCCTCCTGAAACAGCTTAACAAAGGGCCTCTATACTTGCGCATGCGATGTCATCAGATCCATCTGAGTCACCTTGTGAGACTTCGGAAGGCGAGGTACATGGAGCAAATAGTCTCGTAGAAGCCCCTTCAGAAGTCTCTCTTTGAGGCAAAATCCTCAATTGATATTTCATATCCTCGGGACTTCCAAAAGTGGGTTGTTCCTTGACAACGCCCGAGAACGTGCCGTAGGAGTCACGGCTGGAATCTTTGGATGCTTGGGAAGTTTGGTCTTGTCCAGCGGTAGACAATGATCGAGCGGGAGGAGAAGGGCATTCGCCACTTCGAGTCGATGGCTGACAATCTCATTAACGTGATTCTTGCAAATTGGGCTGGtacactcacctgttcagGTCTCTCCATTCTAATTGAGCTGCAAGGCAAGATATGTCAGGCCTCTCAATTAAACACAGCGATTGTAAGATGCATTATAAGTGATGCTCATGTGCGTTCCTAGATATAGAGAGTCAGAGAGAGCAACGGACACTGTACATTGGGCAAAGGATTTTGCGGCGCTAAGCGAAAGAGTCTACGACCATGAAAGGAGCGCATGTCTGGAGAAAGGACCCATTGTGGAGCGTCACACCAGTCTACGGAACCTCATCTCGCAGTGCCTCCCTTCTGCGAACCTGCATTGCCATGCATCCCTCGTTCTCTCTCTACTCCTCTACGCAGAAACCAGATCTGAGGCTGCCTCTGGTGGAATCTAAAGTGCCACATTTGTGGCTGTCACGTGAGTTTCCGATTCCTCGAAAAAAGTCCGTCCCTGTAAGTTAAAGCTGAATGAGAGGTGAAAGTGCCATCTGTCCATCTCTCAACATTACAACACAATATATCTCAAATCTGCATCCTCAGATCCAGCAATCACAGCTCGCGTTAATACTCAAAAACCGCTCCAGCATGGCTTCCCTCATACGctctaccatcttctccacctcttctcggTTATCCCGACCCACTTTTATCCCTACAGCCTCGTTCGCTTCGTCTTCACGACACGGTCTAGATTTCACTCGACCACGTCAATTCCCTCCTTCTACAccaaccacaaccacaaccacgACCTTGTTAGAAGAGGATCCTACTACAGAACCAATCACTGAATCTCACGAGTCGCCCTCCACGTCCAATCAAAATGCAGAACCTATACCTacttctcaaccttctcctacATCTTCTACCAAGACCATCCCTACTCCTACTTCTAcccccacttccactcctaTTCCTAGCTCGCCAGCCCGAGCGAGAAGTAGCAAGGGCTCAGGACTGAGGTGGCTAGCCGAGACGGATAAATCTAACGATAACAATAAACATCTTGTCCCTACTCATACTCTGCATGTCCGATCGACTCGAAATAATATCGTACTCTCATTTACAGATGGACTAGGACCGGTGTTTACGAACGTATCGGGAGGAAGTGATAGACAGTTTAAAAACAGTCAGAGGTCAAGTTACGAAGCTGCTACTCAAGCTTCTATCA
This window harbors:
- a CDS encoding mitochondrial 37S ribosomal protein uS11m; its protein translation is MASLIRSTIFSTSSRLSRPTFIPTASFASSSRHGLDFTRPRQFPPSTPTTTTTTTLLEEDPTTEPITESHESPSTSNQNAEPIPTSQPSPTSSTKTIPTPTSTPTSTPIPSSPARARSSKGSGLRWLAETDKSNDNNKHLVPTHTLHVRSTRNNIVLSFTDGLGPVFTNVSGGSDRQFKNSQRSSYEAATQASIKMFEKILEYHQTTTPSNRRLQLRVSFNGLFGMGREAIASALSGPEGQEIRSLITRVEDRTKIKIGGTRARKPRRL